The segment CTCTGTGAGGATGGACCTCAACATGGCCAGACTGCTCCACCAGAAATGGAAGGACACTGTGCAGGTGTGTGTCACCTGCGTCAGGTGGGGTGTGTTACCTGCGTCAGGtggggtgtgttacctgggtcaggtggggtgtgttacctgggtcaggtggggtgtgttacctgggtcaggTGGGGGGTGTGTCACCTGCGTCAGGtggggtgtgttacctgggtcaggTGGGGTGTGTCACCTGCGTCAGGTGGGGTGTGTTACCTGCGTCAGGtggggtgtgttacctgggtcaggTGGGGTGTGTCACCTGCGTCAGGTGGGGTGTGTCACCTGCGTCAGGtggggtgtgttacctgggtcaggtggggtgtgttacctgggtcaggtggggtgtgtgtgacctgggtcaggtggggtgtgttacctgggtcaggtggggtgtgttacctgggtcaggtggggtgtgttacctgggtcaggtgggatgtgttacctgggtcaggtgggatgtgtgtgtgtgttacctgggtcaggtgggatgtgttacctgggtcaggtggggtgtgttacctgggtcaggTGGGTGTGTCACctgggtgggtggggtgtgtgtgacctgggtcaggtggggtgtgttacctgggtcaggtggggtgtgttacctgggtcaggtggggtgtgttacctgggtcaggtggggtgtgttacctgggtcaggtggggtgtgttacctgggtcaggtggggtgtgttacctgggtcaggtgggggtgttacctgggtcaggtggggtgtgttacctgggtcaggtggggtgtgttacctgggtcaggtggggtgtgttacctgggtcaggtggggtgtgttacctgggtcaggtggggtgtgttacctgggtcagttgggtgtgttacctgggtcaggTGGGATGTGTTACCTGGGTCAGGTGGGTGTGTGTGACCTGGGTCAGGTGGGGGTGTGTGACCTGGGTCAGGtggggtgtgttacctgggtcaggtggggtgtgttacctgggtcaggtggggtgtgttacctgggtcaggtggggtgtgttacctgggtctggtgggggtgtgtgtcacctgggtcaggtgggggtgtgtgtgtcacctgggtcaggtggggtgtgtgtgttacctgggtcaggtggggtgtgtgttacctgggtcaggtgatgtggttacctgggtcaggtgtgtgtgggtcaggtgtgtgtgtgtgtgtgtgtgtgtgtgtgtgtgtgtgtgtgtgtgtgtgtgtgtgtgtgtgtgtgtgtgtgtgtgtgtgtgttttaagtcTGCGGTTGTCTTTCTAGGAGAAGCAGAGACAAGCAGCACTCTCCTACCATCTACTACAAGAGAGTGAGtaaactcacactcacacacacacacacacacacacacacacacacacacacaccactgacccaggtaacacacacacacacacacgttacaagGCTAAGGCCTCACGGTCATCAAAtcattgttgttaatttgttGAATAGTTTTGTGTCTTACTGTGATATAATATAGATTTGCTGATACATCATCCGTGTTGAATTGATATATGTTAAGCTTTCGCAAGTTGCAGTTTGTTTAAAAGTGTGATGCTAAAAACTACAAAACTACAAAACTTCATTCCCCATGTTTTCCTGTTCTATCCTGCTCTACTTCCTGGTTTTACCAGGCTCTGTCCACTGGGGCGAATCACAGACGGCCAAAACCGGGCTCAGGGACGGGTCACGCCCAGCTCACTTCCTGATTGGTCCAGACGGCTTTGCGTCTCCGAGTGGCCAATCGGAGGCTCGGGATGAGTTGCCAATCCTGGACCACTGGAGTGTGTCCCGCCCTCATGTCTCTCTCAGAGACATCATGACTGAAGAACGGGCTCTACAGGAGAACATGGagagggtaacacacacacactggcatatacacacacacacacacacacacacacacacacacacacacacacacacacacacacacactggcatcaCCTTCTGATTTGACACTGGCATATATACCTCCTCAGTCTGGTCCAGGTGgcatatataacaggacagacagacacagcactTTGACCTGTCTCTCACACACCACACTCAGTCTGGTCCACACTGGCATATATAACAGGACACATGGAGACTCAGCTCTTTGACCTGGCATCTCtcactcctcacacacacacacacaggtggtgTTAACACTGGCagggatacagacacacacactttgacctgtctctctcctcctcagtccaCAGTCTGGTCCAGGTGGTGttaacaggagagatggagactcACACTTTGACCTGTCTGGCATCTCTACACacactcctcctcagtctggtccAGGTGGTGTTAACAGGACAGATGGAGACTCAGCTCtttgacctgtctgtctctcctcctcctcagtctggtccAGGTGGTGTTAACAGGAGAGATATAGACTCAGCTCtttgacctgtctgtctctctcctcctcagtctggtccAGGTGGTGTTAACAGGACAGATGGAGACTCAGCTCtttgacctgtctctctcctcctcctcagtctggtccAGGTGGTGTTATCAGGAGAGATGGAGACTCAGCTCtttgacctgtctctctcctcctcctcagtctggtccAGGTGGTGTTATCAGGAGAGATGGAGACTCAGCTCtttgacctgtctctctcctcctcctcctcagtctggtccAGGTGGTGttaacaggagagatggagactcagctctttgacctgtctctctcctcctcctcagtctggtccAGGTGGTGTTATCAGGAGAGATGGAGACTCAGCTCtttgacctgtctctctcctcctcctcagtctggtccAGGTGGTGTTATCAGGAGAGATGGAGACTCAGCTCtttgacctgtctgtctctctcctcctcctcctcagtctggtccAGGTGGTGttaacaggagagatggagactcagctctttgacctgtctctctcctcctcctcagtctggtccAGGTGGTGttaacaggagagatggagactcagctctttgacctgtctctctcctcctcctcctcagtctggtccAGGTGGTGttaacaggagagatggagactcagctctttgacctgtctatctctcctcctcctcagtctggtccAGGTGGTGttaacaggagagatggagactcagctctttgacctgtctgtctctcctcctcctcctcagtctggtccAGGTGGTGttaacaggagagatggagactcagctctttgacctgtctctctctctcctcctcctcctcctcagtctggtccAGGTGGTGttaacaggagagatggagactcagctctttgacctgtctctcctcctcctcctcagtctggtccAGGTGGTGTtaacaggagagatggaaactCAGCTCTttgacctgtctgtctcctcctcctcctcagtctggtccAGGTGGTGTTAACAGGAGAGATGTAGACTCAGCTctttgacctgtctctctctcctcctcctcagtctggtccAGGTGGTGTTATCAGGAGAGATGGAGACTCAGCTCtttgacctgtctctctcctcctcctcagtctggtccAGGTGGTGTTATCAGGAGAGATGGAGACTCAGCTCtttgacctgtctctctcctcctcctcagtctggtccAGGTGGTGTTATCAGGAGAGATGGAGACTCAGCTCtttgacctgtctctctcctcctcctcctcagtctggtccAGGTGGTGTTATCAGGAGAGATGGAGCTGCCATGATGAAGGAGACTCAGCTCTTTGACCTGTTCCCCAGCATAGACAGACACTTCCTACAGGACATCTTCAGAGATCACAAGttagtatatacacacacacacacacacacacacacacacacacacacacacacacacacacacacacacacacacacacacacacacacacacacacacacacacacacacacacacacacacacacacacacacacacacacacacacacacacacacacacacacacattacacacacacacacataaacacacacacacacacaccacataacacacacacacacacaccacataaacacacacacacacacacacaccacacacacacacacacacacacacacacacacacacacacacacacacacacacacacacacacacacacacacacacacacacacacacacacacacacacacacattacacacacaccacataaacacacacacacacacacacacacacacacacacacacacattacacacacacacacattacacacacacaccacataaacacacacacacacacacacacacacaccacataaacacacacacacacacacacacacacacacacacacacacacacacacacacacacacacacacacattacacacacaccacataaacacacacacacacacacacacacacacacacacacacacattacacacacacacacacattacacacacacaccacataaacacacacacacacacacacataaacacacacacacaccacataaacacacacacacacaccacataaacacacacacacacacacacacacacacacaccacatacaacacacacacaccacataaaacacacacacacacacaaacttcaaATCGGGTAGGGGTGTGTTAGTGTTTCATATGTGAAtatgacactgtgtgtgtgtgtgtgtgtgtgtgtgtgtgtgtgtgtgtgtgtgtgtgtgtgtgtgtgtgtgtgtgtgtgtgtgtgtgtgtgtgtgtgtgtagttgtagttaCTGTCTGGTGCAGACGGAGCAGTTTCTGAGGTCTATGTTGGACGAGGGCCCTGTTAGAAACGCCCCGTGGCCCCAGAGCACACACCCCGTACTCACAGCAAGGATCGAGACaaggtacacacatacacacacaccccgtaCTCACAGCAAGGAGCACCCTCCAAGCATCACTCACCTGCCTCCCCTTCCAAGCATCACTCACCTGCCTCCCCTTCCAAGCATCACTCACCTGCCTCCCCTTCCAAGCATCACTCACCTGCCTCCCCTTCCAGGCATCACTCACCTGCCTCCCCTTCCAGGCATCACTCACCTGCCTCCCCTTCCAGGCATCACTCACCTGCCTCCACTTTCAGGCATCACTCAGCTGCCTCCCCTTCCAAGCATCACTCACCTGCCTCCACTTTCAGGCATCACTCAGCTGCCTCCCCTTCCAAGCATCACACACCTGCCTCCCCTTCCAGGCATCACTCACCTGCCTCCACTTTCAGGCATCACTCAGCTGCCTCCCCTTCCAAGCATCACTCACCTGCCTCCTCATTTATCCACGATGGAGAGGTGGATTCAGACCCTGgtcggtgttctgttgttgacagagaggtggattcagaccctggtcggtgttctgttgttgacagagaggtggattcagaccctggtcggtgttctgttgttgacagagaggtggattcagaccctggtcggtgttctgttgttgacagagaggtggattcagaccctggtcggtgttctgttgttgacagagaggtggattcagaccctggtcggtgttctgttgttgacagagaggtggattcagaccctggtcggtgttctgttgttgacagagaggtggattcagaccctggtcggtgttctgttgttgacagagaggtggattcagaccctggtcggttctgttgttgacagagaggtggattcagaccctggtcggtgttctgttgttgacagagaggtggattcagaccctggtcggtgttctgttgttgattcAGACCCTGGTTggtgttctgttgttgacagagaggtggattcagaccctggtcggtgttctgttgttgacggagaccctggtcggtgttctgttgttgacagagaggtggattcagaccctggtcggtgttctgttgttgacagagaggtggattcagaccctggtcggtgttctgttgttgacagagaggtggattcagaccctggtcggtgttctgttgttgacagagaggtggattcagaccctggtcggtgttctgttgttgacagagaggtggattcagaccctggtcggtgttctgttgttgacagagaggtggattcagaccctggtcggtgttctgttgttgacagagaggtggattcagaccctggtcggtgttctgttgttgacagagaggtggattcagaccctggtcggtgttctgttgttgacagagaggtggattcagaccctggtcggtgttctgttgttgacagagaggtggattcagaccctggtcggtgttctgttgttgacagagaggtggattcagaccctggtcggtgttctgttgttgacagagaggt is part of the Oncorhynchus keta strain PuntledgeMale-10-30-2019 unplaced genomic scaffold, Oket_V2 Un_contig_18252_pilon_pilon, whole genome shotgun sequence genome and harbors:
- the LOC127920060 gene encoding NEDD4-binding protein 2-like, whose product is MDLNMARLLHQKWKDTVQEKQRQAALSYHLLQESSVHWGESQTAKTGLRDGSRPAHFLIGPDGFASPSGQSEARDELPILDHWSVSRPHVSLRDIMTEERALQENMERSGPGGVIRRDGAAMMKETQLFDLFPSIDRHFLQDIFRDHNYCLVQTEQFLRSMLDEGPVRNAPWPQSTHPVLTARIETRSVQLQRQWPLPHPSLSTRMWRTQSMKTSEPRPGSREEDSWRASARLQRLTDRDAEV